The Zalophus californianus isolate mZalCal1 chromosome 8, mZalCal1.pri.v2, whole genome shotgun sequence genome has a segment encoding these proteins:
- the LOC113937921 gene encoding U4/U6.U5 tri-snRNP-associated protein 2-like, with translation MSGRSKRESRGSTRRKHKRERDREREAEAPSSRGSPVRVKREVEPVSGREAPTPVIPAVRVKREREAGEDSEPEREVRAKNGRVVSEDRRSRHCPYLDTINRSVLDFEKLCSISLSHINAYACLVCGKYFQGRGLKSHAYIHSVQFSHHVFLNLHTLKFYCLPDNHEIIDSSLEDITYVLKPTFTKQQIANLDKQAKLSRAYDGTTYLPGIVGLNNIKANDHANAVLQALSNVPPLRNYFLEEDNYKNIKRPPGDIMFLLVQSFGELMRKLWNPRNFKAHVSPHEMLQAVVLCRRKTFQITKQGDGVDFLSWFPNALHSALGGTKKKKKTIVTDVFQGSLRIFTKKLPHPDLPAEEKEQLLHNDEYQETMVESTFMYLTLDLPTAPLYKDEKEQLIIPQVPLFNILAKFSGITEKEYKTYKENFLKRFQLTKLPPYFIFCVKRFTKNNFFVEKNPTIVNFPITNVDLKEHLSEEVQAVHKNTTYNLIANIAHDGKPSEGSYRIHVLHHGTGKWFELQDLQVTDILPQMITLSEAYIQIWKRRDNDETNRQGA, from the coding sequence ATGTCTGGTCGGTCCAAGCGTGAATCTCGTGGTTCTACCCGCAGGAAGCACAAGCGGGAGCGAGATCGGGAGCGGGAAGCCGAGGCGCCGAGCTCCCGAGGCAGCCCCGTGCGTGTGAAGCGGGAGGTCGAGCCGGTGAGCGGGCGGGAGGCCCCGACGCCCGTGATCCCGGCTGTGCGGGTGAAGCGGGAGCGCGAGGCCGGCGAGGACTCTGAGCCTGAGCGGGAGGTGCGAGCAAAGAATGGCCGCGTGGTTTCCGAGGACCGGAGGAGCCGCCATTGCCCATACCTGGATACCATTAACAGGAGTGTGCTGGACTTTGAGAAACTGTGTTCCATCTCCCTCTCACATATCAATGCATATGCCTGTCTCGTGTGTGGCAAGTACTTTCAGGGCCGGGGTTTGAAGTCTCATGCCTACATTCACAGCGTCCAGTTTAGCCACCATGTCTTCCTCAACCTCCACACCCTCAAATTCTACTGCCTTCCAGACAACCATGAGATCATCGATTCCTCGCTGGAGGATATCACATATGTGTTGAAGCCCACTTTCACAAAGCAGCAGATTGCAAACTTGGACAAGCAAGCCAAATTGTCCCGGGCATATGATGGTACCACTTACCTGCCAGGCATCGTGGGCCTGAATAACATAAAGGCCAACGACCATGCCAATGCTGTCCTTCAGGCTTTGTCTAATGTTCCTCCTCTCCGGAACTACTTCCTGGAAGaagacaattataagaacatcaaGCGTCCTCCGGGGGATATCATGTTCTTGTTGGTCCAGAGTTTTGGGGAGCTGATGAGAAAGCTCTGGAACCCTCGAAATTTCAAGGCACATGTCTCTCCCCATGAGATGCTTCAGGCTGTTGTCCTTTGCAGGAGGAAGACCTTTCAGATCACCAAGCAAGGGGATGGAGTTGACTTTCTGTCCTGGTTTCCGAATGCTCTACACTCAGCGCTGGGgggcacaaagaagaaaaagaagactatTGTGACTGATGTTTTCCAGGGGTCCCTGAGGATCTTCACTAAAAAGCTTCCTCATCCTGATCTGCCCGCGGAAGAAAAAGAACAGCTGCTGCACAATGACGAGTACCAGGAGACAATGGTGGAGTCCACCTTCATGTACCTGACTCTGGATCTCCCTACCGCTCCCCTCTACAAGGACGAGAAGGAGCAGCTCATTATCCCTCAGGTGCCGCTCTTCAACATCCTGGCCAAGTTCAGCGGCATTACGGAGAAGGAATATAAGACCTACAAGGAGAACTTTCTAAAACGCTTCCAGCTCACCAAGCTTCCTCCATATTTCATCTTTTGTGTTAAGAGATTCActaaaaacaatttctttgtGGAGAAGAATCCAACTATTGTCAACTTTCCTATTACAAATGTGGATCTGAAAGAGCACTTGTCTGAGGAAGTACAAGCAGTGCATAAGAATACCACCTACAACCTCATTGCCAACATTGCCCATGACGGCAAGCCCTCGGAGGGCTCCTACCGGATCCATGTGCTCCATCATGGGACGGGCAAATGGTTTGAATTACAAGACCTGCAGGTGACTGACATCCTTCCCCAGATGATCACGCTCTCGGAGGCTTACATTCAGATTTGGAAGAGGCGAGATAATGATGAAACCAACCGGCAGGGGGCTTGA